In Ornithodoros turicata isolate Travis unplaced genomic scaffold, ASM3712646v1 Chromosome56, whole genome shotgun sequence, the following are encoded in one genomic region:
- the LOC135374408 gene encoding uncharacterized protein LOC135374408, translating to MRLSFDVVCLFTNVSKGLAVQVAEARLRQDRSMPTRTSLTAEEVVILLRFCLSQTHFNFNGRTYQQIEGCPMGSPVSSTLANLVKELIEETAMERFCHPVKFYRRYVGDTFVILNSDHVGDFHSVLKSIAPSINFTYETEQNGKLPFLDVCARRCSSGDIQTCVYRKRCDTGSFLGFDSHRPTEHKRSVVRTLFHRSEQLSSCTELHASEDATITDYLDKRGYPRRFIEDTRKRMQTSGPRDGNRTRQARVVIPYVEGVSESIRRASLPLDIRTTLKHHVKLRSVISKPKDPVPPEYQSGVVYKVQCQDCDTCYFGDTGRKRNTRFKEHKRDIKSKTHATRFKTELTEHWWNMGHYFDFDNAVTFAREQRWGPRKLLESWRIRGDPSVCNKNRGPFLNNTPISLNSDRLYNLSLSLG from the coding sequence ATGAGGTTATCCTTTGATGTGGTGTGTCTGTTCACCAACGTTTCTAAGGGTCTTGCGGTACAGGTGGCGGAGGCACGACTACGCCAGGACAGAAGCATGCCAACTCGAACATCGCTCACAGCTGAAGAGGTGGTTATTCTTTTGCGGTTTTGCCTCAGTCAGACGCACTTCAATTTCAACGGCAGGACTTACCAGCAGATCGAAGGTTGTCCCATGGGTAGCCCCGTGTCAAGCACTTTAGCTAATCTTGTCAAGGAGCTTATTGAAGAAACCGCCATGGAAAGATTTTGCCATCCGGTCAAGTTCTATCGCCGCTACGTCGGCGACACGTTCGTGATTCTCAACAGTGACCACGTTGGTGACTTCCACTCGGTTCTAAAGAGCATTGCGCCATCGATCAATTTCACTTACGAGACGGAACAAAATGGCaagcttcctttcttggatGTGTGTGCGCGCCGATGTAGCTCGGGAGATATTCAAACATGTGTCTATCGAAAGCGTTGTGATACCGGCAGTTTCCTTGGGTTTGACTCACATCGCCCCACGGAGCACAAACGGAGTGTGGTACGAACGTTATTTCATCGATCTGAACAGTTATCATCCTGCACTGAGTTACACGCTTCTGAGGACGCTACGATCACCGATTATCTGGACAAACGTGGCTACCCACGCAGGTTTATCGAGGACACTCGCAAGCGCATGCAAACATCTGGACCGCGCGACGGGAACCGCACCCGCCAGGCACGTGTTGTCATCCCCTATGTCGAAGGCGTTTCTGAATCTATCCGCCGGGCTTCGCTTCCGTTGGATATCAGGACTACGTTAAAACACCATGTTAAACTTCGAAGTGTCATATCGAAACCGAAGGACCCGGTCCCGCCGGAATACCAGTCTGGAGTAGTCTACAAAGTACAATGccaagactgtgacacgtgctacTTTGGCGACACAGGCAGAAAACGGAATACTCGTTTCAAGGAACACAAACGGGACATAAAGAGCAAGACCCACGCCACAAGGTTTAAGACGGAGCTTACAGAGCATTGGTGGaacatgggacattatttcgaCTTTGACAACGCGGTGACCTTTGCTCGCGagcaaagatggggacccaggaagcttctagagtcgtgGCGCATacgtggtgacccctcggtttgtaacaaaaaccgtggccccttcctgaacaatactcccatctccttaaatagcgaccggttgtataATCTCTCACTCAGTTTGGGATAA